One Ricinus communis isolate WT05 ecotype wild-type chromosome 1, ASM1957865v1, whole genome shotgun sequence DNA window includes the following coding sequences:
- the LOC8270348 gene encoding disease resistance protein RPV1, translating to MDTYSDGDATSTPSFRYRWDVFLSFRGEDTRHTFTENLYRELIKHGVRTFRDDEELQRGDEIAPSLLDAIEDSAAAIAVISKRYADSRWCLEELARIIECRRLLLLPVFHQVDPSDVRKQTGPFERDFKRLEERFGVEKVGRWRNAMNKAGGISGWDSKLWEDEKLIESLVKNILTKLSNTPLGIPKHPVGLDSRLQELMNMLDIKGNGVKVMGIYGMGGAGKSTLAKALFNKLVMHFERRSFISNIRETSNQKDGLDALQKRLIRDLSPDSAANVSLREVLQTQKPVLIVLDDIDDTIQLHLLAGKRRWIYEGSRIIITTRDIQTIRAGIVDVVYEMRGLDFPEAVQLFSYHAFGREKPLPEFADISQKIVSRTGNLPLALEVFGSSLFDKRTKNLWVEAFEKLEQNPPGPGRLQEVLEISFNGLDDQQKCAFLDIACFFIKQTMEKEEIVYVLKGYGFAAETLIRDLAAKSLIKIIENDFLWIHDQLRDMGRRIVQRESPDPGNRSRLWDFNDILSVLKNEKGTRNIQGIALDIETNRYEASTGDIYWMNFRRRPTFNSAIMYLKEIYKNRFHNGAANIILKTESFKQMVNLRYLQINDVVLNGNFKQMPAEVKFLQWRGCSLENLPSEFCMQHLAVLDLSHSKIRKLWKQSWCSLLADNKRAERLLLLNLQNCYHLTALPDLSVHSALEKLILENCKALVQIHKSVGDLKKLIHLNLKGCSNLTEFPSDVSGLKLLEILDLTGCPKIKQLPDDMRSMKNLRELLLDETAIVKLPDSIFHLKELRKLSLKGCWLLRHVSVHIGKLTSLQELSLDSSGLEEIPDSIGSLSNLEILNLARCKSLIAIPDSISNLESLIDLRLGSSSIEELPASIGSLCHLKSLSVSHCQSLSKLPDSIGGLASLVELWLEGTSVTEIPDQVGTLSMLRKLHIGNCMDLRFLPESIGKMLNLTTLILDYSMISELPESIEMLESLSTLMLNKCKQLQRLPASIGNLKRLQHLYMEETSVSELPDEMGMLSNLMIWKMRKPHTRQLQDTASVLPKSLSNLSLLEHLDACGWAFFGAVPDEFDKLSSLQTLNFSHNSICCLPSRLRGLSILKNLILADCKQLKSLPLLPSSLVNLIVANCNALESVCDLANLQSLQDLDLTNCNKIMDIPGLECLKSLRRLYMTGCFACFPAVKKRLAKVALKRLLNLSMPGRVLPNWFVQEIPRFSTPKNLDIKGIIVGIVVSLDQQTSDRFRDELPAIVDVQAKICRLEDPIYTTTLKLRGVPNTDEDQLYLCRYFEFHSLVFMLKEGDKIQITVRERPYFNGLRLKKYGIHLIFENDDDIDDADEESLDESQWSVSWKLAKFIGSLE from the exons ATGGACACCTATAGCGACGGCGATGCAACTTCAACTCCATCGTTCCGATACAGGTGGGATGTATTCTTAAGCTTTAGAGGCGAAGACACACGTCATACTTTCACTGAGAATCTCTACCGAGAACTCATAAAGCACGGAGTCCGCACTTTTCGCGACGATGAGGAGCTGCAAAGAGGTGACGAGATCGCTCCTAGCTTACTGGACGCTATAGAAGATTCAGCAGCAGCTATTGCTGTTATTTCAAAAAGATATGCAGATTCTAGGTGGTGTCTTGAGGAGCTCGCGAGAATAATTGAGTGTAGACGGTTGTTGTTGCTTCCTGTGTTCCATCAAGTTGATCCTTCTGATGTGAGGAAACAAACGGGGCCGTTTGAGAGGGATTTTAAGAGATTAGAGGAAAGGTTTGGGGTTGAGAAAGTTGGGAGATGGAGAAATGCTATGAATAAGGCTGGTGGAATCTCCGGTTGGGATTCTAAATTATG GGAAGATGAAAAGTTAATTGAGTCTTTAGTCAAGAATATTTTGACTAAATTAAGTAATACTCCTCTTGGGATACCTAAACATCCTGTTGGACTTGATTCCCGTCTTCAAGAATTGATGAATATGCTGGATATTAAGGGCAATGGTGTCAAAGTTATGGGAATTTATGGCATGGGTGGTGCTGGTAAATCTACCCTTGCAAAGGCGCTCTTCAACAAACTTGTTATGCATTTCGAACGCCGAAGCTTTATCTCTAATATCAGAGAGACTTCAAACCAAAAGGATGGTTTGGATGCCCTTCAAAAAAGACTTATTCGTGATCTTTCTCCAGATTCAGCAGCAAATGTATCGTTAAGAGAGGTACTCCAGACACAAAAACCTGTCCTTATAGTTCTGGATGATATTGATGATACAATTCAACTTCATCTCTTAGCTGGTAAAAGACGCTGGATTTATGAAGGAAGTCGAATCATCATTACCACAAGAGATATACAAACCATACGTGCGGGCATTGTGGATGTTGTTTATGAGATGAGAGGGCTAGATTTTCCCGAGGCTGTTCAGTTATTTAGTTATCATGCATTTGGAAGAGAGAAACCCTTACCTGAATTTGCAGATATCTCTCAGAAAATTGTGTCTCGCACAGGAAATCTGCCTTTGGCTTTGGAAGTTTTTGGTTCCTCTCTCTTTGACAAGAGGACAAAAAACCTGTGGGTAGAGGCTTTTGAAAAGCTGGAACAGAATCCTCCTGGACCTGGTCGACTTCAAGAGGTGTTAGAAATAAGTTTCAATGGGTTAGACGACCAACAGAAGTGTGCATTCCTTGATATTGCATGTTTCTTTATTAAACAGACGAtggagaaagaagaaattgtTTACGTATTGAAAGGTTATGGATTTGCTGCGGAGACATTAATCAGAGACCTTGCAGCCAAATCTCTGATAAAAATTATCGAGAATGATTTCTTGTGGATCCATGATCAACTCAGGGACATGGGAAGACGAATTGTTCAGCGTGAAAGTCCTGATCCTGGTAATCGCAGCAGGCTCTGGGATTTTAATGATATTCTCAGTGTACTGAAGAATGAGAAG GGAACAAGGAATATTCAAGGTATCGCGCTTGACATTGAAACAAATCGGTATGAGGCTAGCACTGGAGATATATATTGGATGAACTTTAGAAGGAGGCCTACTTTTAATTCTGCAATTATGTACTTGAAGGAGATTTATAAAAATCGATTTCATAATGGAGCTGCGAACATTATCCTGAAAACAGAGTCATTTAAGCAGATGGTTAACCTGAGGTATCTTCAGATCAATGACGTGGTATTGAATGGGAATTTCAAACAAATGCCTGCTGAAGTAAAATTTCTGCAATGGAGAGGGTGCTCTTTGGAAAATCTTCCTTCTGAGTTTTGCATGCAGCATCTTGCTGTTCTTGATCTTTCACACagcaaaattagaaaattgtGGAAACAAAGCTGGTGTAGTTTGCTTGCCGATAACAAG AGAGCTGAAAGGTTGTTGCTTTTGAATCTGCAAAATTGCTATCATCTGACTGCTCTTCCTGATCTATCTGTTCATTCTGCTCTGGAGAAACTTATTCTTGAGAATTGCAAGGCACTGGTTCAGATTCACAAATCAGTGGGCGACTTGAAGAAACTTATTCATTTGAACCTGAAAGGCTGTTCAAACCTTACCGAATTTCCAAGTGATGTCTCTGGATTAAAGCTTCTTGAGATCCTGGATCTCACTGGTTGCCCAAAGATAAAACAATTACCTGACGATATGAGAAGTATGAAAAACTTGCGAGAGCTTCTCCTTGATGAGACAGCTATAGTTAAACTACCTGATTCCATATTTCACCTGAAGGAACTTCGAAAATTAAGCCTAAAAGGCTGTTGGTTACTGAGACATGTTTCCGTGCACATAGGGAAGTTAACTTCACTACAGGAGCTTTCTCTTGACAGTTCAGGATTGGAAGAAATACCAGATTCTATAGGATCATTGTCAAACCTTGAGATACTAAATCTCGCGAGGTGTAAATCACTTATTGCAATTCCTGATTCTATTAGCAATCTTGAATCATTAATTGATCTCCGTCTTGGGAGTAGTTCAATCGAAGAATTGCCAGCTTCCATTGGTTCATTATGTCATTTGAAGAGTTTGTCGGTTAGCCATTGTCAATCTTTAAGCAAACTCCCTGATTCGATAGGAGGTTTGGCATCATTAGTTGAGCTTTGGTTAGAAGGAACATCAGTCACAGAAATACCAGATCAGGTTGGCACCTTGAGCATGCTTCGGAAGCTTCACATTGGAAACTGCATGGACCTTAGATTTTTACCAGAATCAATCGGGAAGATGCTGAATTTAACTACTTTAATATTGGATTATTCCATGATTTCAGAGCTGCCGGAATCCATAGAAATGTTGGAAAGCCTTAGCACGTTAATGTTAAATAAGTGCAAGCAGCTCCAAAGACTACCAGCCTCAATTGGAAATTTAAAAAGACTACAGCATCTTTATATGGAAGAAACTTCTGTCTCAGAATTGCCTGATGAAATGGGGATGCTCTCAAACCTAATGATatggaaaatgagaaaaccacACACTCGACAGCTGCAGGACACCGCCTCAGTTCTTCCAAAGTCATTGTCAAATCTCTCCTTACTTGAACATTTGGATGCTTGCGGATGGGCATTCTTTGGTGCAGTTCCAGATGAATTTGACAAGCTATCATCGCTGCAAACATTGAACTTCAGCCACAACAGTATCTGCTGCCTTCCATCTAGACTGAGGGGCCTTTCAATTCTCAAAAATCTAATCTTGGCCGATTGCAAACAGCTCAAGTCTCTTCCTCTACTTCCCTCAAGTTTGGTTAATTTGATTGTTGCAAATTGTAATGCGCTGGAAAGTGTTTGCGATCTGGCAAACTTGCAGAGTTTACAAGATCTTGACCTAACAAATTGCAATAAAATAATGGATATCCCGGGGCTGGAATGCTTGAAGTCTCTCAGGAGGTTGTACATGACTGGCTGCTTCGCGTGTTTTCCAGCAGTCAAGAAAAGACTTGCTAAG GTTGCTTTGAAGCGCTTGCTCAATTTGAGCATGCCAGGAAGAGTACTCCCGAATTGGTTTGTTCAGGAAATTCCAAGATTCTCAACCCCTAAAAACCTTGATATCAAAGGTATAATTGTAGGTATTGTCGTGTCCCTTGACCAACAAACAAGCGACAGATTTAGAGACGAGCTACCCGCCATAGTTGACGTTCAGGCAAAGATTTGCAGACTCGAAGATCCAATATACACCACCACACTAAAGTTAAGAGGAGTACCAAACACAGATGAGGATCAGCTCTACTTGTGTCGTTATTTTGAGTTTCATTCGCTGGTGTTTATGCTGAAAGAAGGTGATAAAATACAGATAACAGTCCGAGAGAGACCGTATTTTAATGGGCTTAGATTGAAAAAATATGGGATTCATTTGATTTTCGAAAATGACGATGACATTGACGATGCCGATGAAGAATCACTAGATGAATCTCAGTGGTCAGTATCatggaagttggccaaatttATTGGGTCCCTGGAATGA
- the LOC8284879 gene encoding phospholipid-transporting ATPase 3, whose translation MSGGGGGWERVRSSRSRLGRDASSTSSRTVRLGRVQPQAPGHRTIYCNDRDANFPVRFKGNSISTTKYNFLTFLPKGLFEQFRRVANCYFLLISILSMTPISPVNPVTNVVPLSLVLLVSLIKEAFEDWKRFQNDMVINNSPVEVLQDQKWETIPWKKLQVGDIIKVKQDGFFPADLLFLAATNPDGVCYIETANLDGETNLKIRKALERTWDYLTPEKAAEFKGEVQCEQPNNSLYTFTGNLIIQKQTLPLSPNQLLLRGCSLRNTEFIVGAVIFTGHETKVMMNSMNVPSKRSTLERKLDKLILTLFGSLFIMCLIGAIASGIFINHKYYYLGLDEGAPTEFNPSNRFGVAALTLFTLITLYSTIIPISLYVSIEMIKFIQCTQFINKDLHMYHAETNTAALARTSNLNEELGQVEYIFSDKTGTLTRNLMEFFKCSIGGEVYGTGITEIERGGAQWNGMKVQEVHKPVGAIHEKGFNFDDSRLMRGAWRNEPNADTCKEFFRCLAICHTVLPEGDESPEKITYQAASPDEAALVTAAKNFGFFFYRRTPTMIYVRESHAEKMGKIQDVSYEILNVLEFNSTRKRQSVVCRYPDGRLVLYCKGADTVIFERLADGNDGLKKITREHLEQFGCAGLRTLCLAYRDLSPELYESWNEKFIQAKSSLRDREKKLDEVAELIEKELILIGSTAIEDKLQEGVPGCIETLSRAGIKIWVLTGDKMETAINIAYACNLINNEMKQFIISSETDAIREVENKGDQVEIARFIKEEVKKELKKCLEEAQHSLNTVSGPKLALVIDGKCLMYALDPTLRAMLLNLSLNCSSVVCCRVSPLQKAQVTSLVKKGARKITLSIGDGANDVSMIQAAHIGVGISGLEGMQAVMASDFAIAQFCYLADLLLVHGRWSYLRICKVITYFFYKNLTFTLTQFWFTFHTGFSGQRFYDDWFQSLYNVIFTALPVIIVGLFDKDVSASLSKKYPELYKEGIRNAFFKWRVVVTWACFSVYQSLIFYHFVTTSSASGKNSSGRMFGLWDVSTMAFTCVVVTVNLRLLMICNSITRWHYISVGGSILAWFTFIFVYSIFRENVFFVIYVLMSTFYFYLTLLLVPIVALLGDFIYQGAQRWFFPYDYQIVQEIHRHEPDDSSRAGFLEIENRLTPQEERSYAIAQLPREISKHTGFAFDSPGYESFFAAQLGIYAPQKAWDVARRASMRSQPKTPKKK comes from the exons ATgagtggtggtggtggtggatgGGAGAGGGTAAGGTCATCGAGATCGAGATTAGGTAGAGATGCGAGCTCCACATCATCTCGGACGGTTCGACTCGGCCGAGTCCAGCCTCAGGCGCCTGGTCACCGTACTATTTACTGTAATGACCGCGACGCTAATTTCCCCGTCAGATTCAAG GGGAATTCTATATCAACCACGAAGTACAATTTCTTAACATTTCTCCCAAAGGGATTGTTTGAACAG TTCAGGCGGGTGGCCAATTGCTACTTTCTCTTGATATCTATTTTATCAATGACACCGATCAG TCCTGTCAATCCTGTGACAAATGTGGTCCCTTTGAGCTTGGTACTTTTAGTTTCTCTTATTAAGGAGGCATTTGAGGACTGG AAGCGCTTTCAGAATGATATGGTGATTAACAATAGTCCTGTAGAAGTGTTGCAAGATCAAAAGTGGGAGACTATCCCCTGGAAGAAGTTGCAAGTTGGAGACATTATTAAG GTTAAGCAGGATGGATTCTTTCCTGCAGATCTGCTTTTTCTTGCTGCTACAAACCCAGATGGTGTCTGTTATATTGAG ACGGCAAATTTGGATGGGGAAACAAATTTGAAGATCAGAAAGGCATTGGAAAGGACTTGGGATTACTTGACCCCTGAAAAAGCTGCTGAATTCAAAG GTGAAGTGCAGTGTGAGCAGCCAAACAATTCGCTTTACACTTTCACTGGCAATCTTATAATCCAAAAGCAGACGTTACCTCTCAGTCCAAACCAACTTCTTTTAAGA GGATGCAGCCTCAGGAACACAGAGTTCATTGTTGGGGCTGTTATATTTACAGGTCATGAGACAAAG GTTATGATGAATTCTATGAATGTTCCTTCAAAGAGGAGTACACTGGAGAGAAAACTTGACAAACTTATTCTTACCCTTTTTGGATCTCTTTTCATTATGTGCCTGATTGGAGCGATAGCCAG CGGTATATTCATAAACCATAAGTACTACTACCTAGGTCTTGATGAAGGTGCGCCAACAGAATTTAACCCTAGCAACCGATTTGGG GTTGCTGCGCTGACTTTGTTTACACTTATCACCTTATACTCAACAATAATCCCCATCTCCTTATATGTTTCCATTGAG ATGATCAAATTTATACAATGCACCCAATTTATCAACAAGGACCTACATATGTACCATGCTGAAACCAACACCGCCGCATTGGCTAGGACTTCCAATTTGAATGAGGAACTTGGACAG GtggaatatatattttctgatAAAACTGGCACTTTAACAAGAAATTTAATGGAGTTCTTTAAGTGTTCAATTGGAGGTGAGGTCTATGGGACTGGTATCACTGAAATAGAGCGGGGTGGAGCACAGTGGAATGGAATGAAAGTTCAAGAA GTGCACAAACCAGTTGGCGCAATACATGAGAAGGGGTTCAATTTTGATGATTCTAGACTTATGCGTGGAGCTTGGAGGAATGAGCCTAATGCTGATACATGCAAG GAATTTTTTAGATGCCTTGCAATATGTCATACAGTGCTTCCTGAAGGTGACGAATCCCCTGAGAAGATTACATATCAGGCTGCATCACCAGATGAGGCTGCTTTGGTTACTGCTGCAAAGaactttggttttttcttCTACAg GCGCACACCTACAATGATATATGTTCGTGAATCTCATGCGGAGAAGATGGGTAAAATTCAGGACGTGTCTTATGAGATTTTAAATGTTCTCGAGTTCAACAG CACACGAAAACGCCAATCGGTTGTTTGTCGATATCCTGATGGCAGACTTGTCTTATACTGCAAG GGTGCTGATACTGTAATATTTGAGAGATTGGCTGATGGAAATGATggtctaaaaaaaataaccagGGAACACTTGGAACAATTTGGCTGTGCTGGATTACGTACTCTCTGCCTAGCTTATAGAGATTTAAGTCCAGAATTATATGAAAGCTGGAATGAGAAGTTTATTCAAGCTAAATCTTCTCTTAGAGACCGTGAAAAGAAGTTAGATGAG GTGGCAGAACTTATAGAGAAGGAACTTATTTTGATTGGTAGTACTGCTATAGAAGACAAGCTTCAAGAAGGAGTTCCAGGTTGTATCGAGACTCTTTCCAGAGCTGGAATCAAAATTTGGGTGCTTACAGGGGACAAGATGGAAACAGCAATTAATATAGCTTATG CTTGCAACTTGATAAATAATGAGATGAAACAATTTATCATCAGTTCAGAAACTGATGCAATCAGAGAAGTTGAGAACAAG GGTGACCAAGTGGAAATTGCACGCTTTATCAAGGAAGAAGTGAAAAAAGAGCTGAAGAAGTGCCTTGAGGAAGCACAGCACTCTTTGAACACTGTTTCTGGACCAAAGTTAGCGCTTGTTATTGACGGAAAGTGCTTGATGTATGCGTTGGACCCCACTTTACGAGCAATGCTGTTGAATTTGAGCTTGAATTGTAGTTCAGTTGTTTGCTGCCGTGTTTCTCCTTTGCAGAAAGCACAG GTGACTAGTTTGGTCAAGAAAGGTGCTCGTAAAATAACGCTTAGCATTGGAGATGGTGCCAATGATGTTAGCATGATTCAAGCTGCTCATATTGGTGTTGGAATAAGCGGATTGGAAGGAATGCAAGCAGTTATGGCTAGTGATTTTGCAATTGCCCAGTTTTGCTATCTTGCTGATTTACTTCTTGTGCATGGACGGTGGTCATATCTTAGGATATGCAAG GTCATCACATATTTCTTTTACAAGAATCTTACATTTACGCTGACTCAATTTTGGTTCACCTTTCATACTGGCTTTTCGGGTCAAAGATTTTATGATGATTGGTTCCAGTCACTGTACAATGTCATATTCACGGCACTGCCAGTAATCATTGTTGGGCTTTTTGACAAG GATGTCAGTGCATCACTTTCAAAAAAGTACCCTGAACTGTACAAAGAGGGTATAAGAAATGCCTTTTTCAAGTGGAGAGTTGTGGTGACATGGGCTTGCTTTTCTGTATACCAGTCCCTAATCTTTTATCACTTTGTTACCACTTCAAGTGCTAGTGGTAAAAATTCATCAGGCCGGATGTTTGGGCTCTGGGATGTCAGCACAATGGCCTTCACTTGTGTTGTTGTCACGGTTAACTTGCGTCTTCTTATGATCTGTAACTCAATTACGAGGTGGCATTATATTAGTGTTGGAGGAAGCATTTTAGCGTGGTTTACTTTCATTTTTGTATATTCAATATTTAGG GAGAACGTATTTTTCGTCATATATGTATTAATGAGCACATTCTATTTCTATCTCACACTTCTTCTGGTTCCCATTGTTGCATTGCTTGGAGACTTCATTTACCAAGG GGCTCAAAGATGGTTCTTCCCGTATGATTATCAGATTGTTCAGGAGATCCACAGGCATGAACCCGATGATAGCAGTAGGGCAGGATTTCTGGAGATTGAGAATCGGCTTACACCACAGGAGGAAAGGAGCTATGCTATAGCTCAACTCCCACGAGAGATATCTAAACACACCGGCTTTGCTTTTGATTCACCTGGGTATGAGTCATTTTTTGCTGCACAGCTAGGTATATATGCTCCACAAAAGGCTTGGGATGTTGCACGGAGAGCCAGCATGAGGTCACAGCCTAAAACTCCCAAAAAGAAGTAA